The proteins below are encoded in one region of Ursus arctos isolate Adak ecotype North America unplaced genomic scaffold, UrsArc2.0 scaffold_24, whole genome shotgun sequence:
- the VPS25 gene encoding vacuolar protein-sorting-associated protein 25, with amino-acid sequence MAMSFEWPWQYRFPPFFTLQPNVDTRQKQLAAWCSLVLSFCRLHKQSSMTVMEAQESPLFNNVKLQRKLPVESIQVVLEELRKKGNLEWLDKNKSSFLIMWRRPEEWGKLIYQWVSRSGQNNSVFTLYELTNGDDTENEEFHGLDEATLLRALQALQQEHKAEIITVSDGRGVKFF; translated from the exons ATGGCGATGAGTTTCGAGTGGCCGTGGCAGTATCGCTTCCCGCCCTTCTTTAC GTTGCAGCCGAACGTGGACACTCGGCAGAAGCAGCTGGCCGCCTGGTGCTCGCTGGTCCTGTCCTTCTGCCGCCTGCACAAACAGTCCAGCATGACGGTGATGGAAGCTCAGGAGAGCCCGCTCTTCAACAACGTGAAGCTACAGC GGAAGCTCCCTGTGGAATCAATCCAGGTTGTATTAGAGGAACTAAGGAAGAAAG GGAACCTGGAATGGTTGGATAAGAACAAGTCTAGCTTCCTGATCATGTGGCGAAGGCCAGAAGAATGGGGGAAACTCATCTATCAGTGG GTTTCCAGGAGTGGCCAGAACAACTCCGTGTTCACCCTGTATGAACTGACCAATGGGGACGACACAGAGAATGAGG AGTTCCACGGGCTGGATGAAGCAACCCTACTTCGGGCTCTGCAGGCCCTGCAGCAGGAGCACAAGGCTGAGATCATCA